A window of Erpetoichthys calabaricus chromosome 12, fErpCal1.3, whole genome shotgun sequence contains these coding sequences:
- the LOC114662051 gene encoding myoglobin-like isoform X3: MSACDADCKTVCSFWAPVEADPKCYGEIVLQRLFETRPDVQKLFPKFVDLSKEQLQNNPGVQAHGEIVVRKLTEILKANGKRKEIIKDLAESHAKQHKIPLVNFQIISEVIVTVATEKLDGFGPDAQTALKNVLKQFQIDLGACYDELGFKP, encoded by the exons ATGAGTGCTTGTGATGCTGATTGTAAGACTGTGTGCTCTTTCTGGGCTCCCGTGGAGGCTGATCCCAAATGCTATGGGGAGATTGTTCTACaacg CTTGTTTGAGACCCGTCCAGATGTTCAGAAGCTGTTCCCCAAGTTTGTTGACCTTTCCAAAGAGCAGCTGCAGAACAATCCTGGTGTCCAGGCCCATGGGGAAATTGTGGTTCGCAAGCTGACAGAAATCCTGAAAGCAAATGGGAAACGCAAGGAAATCATCAAGGATCTGGCAGAAAGTCATGCCAAGCAGCACAAGATCCCTCTGGTTAACTTTCAG ATCATCAGTGAAGTCATTGTCACGGTGGCAACAGAGAAGCTTGATGGCTTTGGTCCTGATGCTCAAACCGCCCTGAAGAATGTGCTGAAGCAGTTTCAGATTGACTTGGGAGCTTGCTATGACGAGCTTGGGTTTAAACCATAG